The following proteins come from a genomic window of Sesamum indicum cultivar Zhongzhi No. 13 linkage group LG10, S_indicum_v1.0, whole genome shotgun sequence:
- the LOC105171945 gene encoding 1-aminocyclopropane-1-carboxylate synthase, translating into MEFRYENSQVLSKIANTYHGENSPYFSVKQVYDSDPFHPTKNPNGIIQMAVAENKLSYELIAEWIKKNPGASVCSPEGADEFKNIAAFQDFHGLPEFRDAVAKIMKKVRGGKVNFDPDRIVMAGGVRGAMEMVMFCLADPGDAFLVPSPWYPGFDRFLKWRTGVQLFPVVCESSNNFQVTREALEEAYDNARKSNIRVNGLVITNPSNPLGTTVDRDTLRTLVTFINDKQIHFLCDEVYAATVFRSPEFVSVSEIIEEVECNRNLIHLLYGLAKDLGLSGFRVGIVYSYNDTVMNLCRKMSMVCLVSSQTQYFIASMLSDEEFIDEFLSESAARLGRRHDTFIKGLEKAGIKCLESNSAVYCWMDLRNLLKEATFEAETSLWKTIVNVYKLNVLPGSTFHCTEPGWFRISFASMDDETLQVALERIQIFASETLNGHNFISNTCNGK; encoded by the exons ATGGAATTTAGGTATGAAAACAGCCAAGTTTTGTCCAAGATAGCCAACACCTATCATGGTGAAAACTCTCCTTATTTTAGTGTGAAGCAAGTTTATGATAGTGATCCCTTCCATCCCACCAAAAACCCTAATGGGATTATACAAATGGCTGTTGCTGAAAACAAG CTTTCTTACGAATTGATTGCAGAATGGATCAAGAAAAATCCGGGAGCATCAGTATGCAGCCCTGAAGGAGCTGATGAGTTCAAGAACATTGCAGCCTTCCAAGACTTTCATGGCTTGCCTGAATTTAGAGAT GCTGTGGCCAAGATTATGAAGAAAGTGAGAGGTGGAAAGGTGAATTTCGATCCGGATCGAATAGTAATGGCGGGAGGAGTCAGAGGAGCTATGGAGATGGTAATGTTCTGCTTGGCTGATCCTGGTGATGCATTTTTGGTACCCTCACCTTGGTACCCTGG ATTTGATAGGTTCTTGAAATGGAGGACTGGTGTGCAACTATTCCCAGTTGTGTGCGAAAGTTCAAACAATTTCCAGGTTACACGAGAAGCCCTAGAAGAGGCATATGATAATGCCCGAAAATCAAACATCAGAGTGAATGGTCTCGTCATTACAAACCCTTCAAACCCATTAGGCACCACTGTGGATAGAGACACACTGAGAACCCTCGTCACCTTCATCAATGACAAGCAAATCCACTTTCTATGCGACGAAGTGTACGCCGCCACCGTCTTCCGCTCCCCAGAATTCGTAAGCGTCTCGGAGATAATTGAAGAGGTGGAATGCAATCGCAATCTAATTCACCTACTCTACGGTTTGGCTAAAGACTTGGGGCTTTCAGGGTTCAGAGTCGGCATAGTGTACTCATACAACGACACGGTCATGAATCTCTGTCGCAAAATGTCGATGGTGTGCTTAGTGTCGTCCCAAACGCAGTACTTCATAGCCTCAATGCTGTCTGACGAAGAATTCATTGACGAGTTCTTGTCAGAGAGCGCGGCCAGGCTGGGGAGGAGGCACGACACCTTCATAAAAGGACTGGAAAAAGCTGGCATCAAATGCTTGGAAAGCAATAGTGCGGTGTATTGTTGGATGGACTTGAGGAACCTGCTGAAAGAGGCTACATTTGAAGCTGAAACGAGCTTGTGGAAGACGATAGTCAATGTTTATAAGCTGAATGTGTTGCCAGGATCAACGTTTCACTGCACCGAGCCCGGCTGGTTTAGAATTAGCTTTGCAAGTATGGATGACGAGACATTGCAGGTTGCTCTTGAaagaattcaaatatttgccAGTGAAACTTTGAACGGCCATAACTTCATCAGCAATACGTGCAACGGAAAATGA
- the LOC105171947 gene encoding 60S ribosomal protein L5, translating into MSLSLSWVGRGFSLAWTMAFVKAQKTKAYFKRFQVKFKRRRAGKTDYRARIRLINQDKNKYNTPKYRFVVRFTNKDIIAQILSATIAGDVVLAAAYAHELPRYGLEVGLTNYAAAYCTGLLLARRVLKTLEMDDEYQGNLEATGEDYSVEPADSRRPFRALLDVGLLRTTTGNRVFGALKGALDGGLDIPHSDKRFAGFSKDSKQLDAEVHRKYIYGGHVASYMTNLMEDEPEKYQSHFSKYVKKGLEADNLEELYKKVHAAIRADPTAKKSEKQPPKEHKRYNLKKLTYEERKAKLIERLNALNAAAGADEDDDEDDE; encoded by the exons ATgtcactttctctctcttgggTTGGACGCGGATTCAGTCTCGCTTGGACAATG GCCTTTGTCAAAGCACAGAAGACAAAGGCATACTTCAAGAGGTTTCAGGTCAAATTCAAGAGAAGGAGAG CTGGGAAGACCGATTATAGGGCTAGGATTCGCCTAATTAACCAGGACAAGAACAAGTACAACACTCCTAAATATCGATTTGTTGTGCGATTT ACCAACAAGGATATTATTGCACAAATTTTATCTGCTACTATTGCTGGAGATGTGGTTTTAGCTGCAGCATATGCTCATGAGTTGCCTCGCTATGGACTTGAAGTTGGTCTGACAAATTATGCTGCAG CTTACTGTACTGGGCTTCTTCTCGCTCGCCGTGTCTTGAAAACACTTGAGATGGATGATGAGTATCAAGGAAATCTGGAG GCTACTGGAGAGGATTACTCAGTTGAACCAGCTGATAGCCGAAGGCCATTCCGAGCTTTACTTGATGTTGGTCTTCTTAGAACAACAACAGGGAATCGTGTTTTTGGTGCTCTGAAG GGGGCACTAGATGGTGGGTTAGATATTCCTCACAGTGACAAGAGGTTTGCTGGATTCTCAAAGGACTCTAAACAGCTTGACGCTGAGGTTCACAGGAAGTACATTTATGGGGGCCATGTTGCATCATATATGACG AATCTGATGGAAGATGAACCAGAGAAGTATCAATCACACTTCAGTAAGTATGTCAAGAAAGGACTTGAGGCAGACAACCTTGAGGAACTGTATAAGAAAGTCCATGCCGCCATCCGTGCAGACCCAACTGCTAAGAAATCCGAAAAGCAGCCGCCCAAGGAGCATAAGAG GTACAACTTGAAGAAGCTTACGTATGAAGAGAGGAAGGCCAAATTGATCGAACGATTAAATGCTCTTAACGCTGCTGCTGGTGCTGATGAAGACGATGATGAGGATGACGAGTGA